One window of the Streptomyces sp. ITFR-21 genome contains the following:
- a CDS encoding LysE family translocator, with product MGISLTSYVVFVAAVLVICITPGPDMLYILTHGISQGTRAGLLSAVGMAAGMACHTAAVALGVATLVQSSTVAYEVLRYAGAAYLLYLAWQSLRDSSGPDLDGSHEAVPLSRVFRRAAITNLLNPKIVLFYLAFLPQFVSTGAGRPGLQLLVLGLTFTVLGLLVDCLIALLSGQIGARLRKRPGSGSWLNRLAGIVFIGLAAKVAIA from the coding sequence ATGGGTATCTCGTTGACGTCCTACGTCGTCTTTGTGGCGGCGGTGCTGGTCATCTGCATCACCCCCGGCCCGGACATGCTGTACATCCTGACCCACGGGATCAGCCAGGGGACGAGGGCCGGGCTGCTGTCGGCGGTCGGCATGGCCGCCGGAATGGCCTGCCACACCGCGGCGGTCGCGCTCGGGGTGGCCACACTCGTCCAGTCCTCGACCGTGGCCTACGAGGTGCTGCGCTACGCCGGCGCCGCGTACCTGCTCTACCTGGCCTGGCAGAGCCTGCGGGACTCCTCGGGGCCCGACCTCGACGGCAGCCACGAGGCCGTGCCGCTCTCCCGGGTCTTCCGGCGGGCGGCCATCACGAACCTGCTCAACCCGAAGATCGTGCTGTTCTACCTCGCCTTCCTGCCGCAGTTCGTCTCGACCGGGGCCGGCCGGCCGGGGCTGCAACTCCTCGTGCTGGGGCTGACCTTCACCGTGCTCGGCCTGCTGGTCGACTGCCTGATCGCGCTGCTGTCCGGCCAGATCGGCGCGCGGCTGCGCAAACGGCCCGGCTCCGGGTCCTGGCTGAACCGGCTGGCCGGGATCGTCTTCATCGGGCTGGCGGCGAAGGTCGCCATCGCCTGA
- a CDS encoding dienelactone hydrolase family protein, translating into MTTVTTRTVEYPADGLTMVGHLALPGGTGRRPAVLVGPEGPGLNDFQRGRADALAELGYVALAFDINGGRWFTDPGEILAHVTPLLADPGRMRGIGHAALGVLRAEPRTDPDRIAAIGYGTGGAIVLELGRDGVDLRAIGTVNALTTGRPGEAERIRCPVWAGVGSQDPIMPPAQREAFTAEMEAAGVDWRLVVYGGALHAFHHPPVDQAVVPGVGYHPRHARRAWRDVVGLLAECLP; encoded by the coding sequence GTGACAACGGTGACGACGCGCACCGTGGAGTATCCGGCCGACGGCCTGACCATGGTCGGGCACCTCGCGCTCCCGGGCGGGACCGGCCGCCGGCCCGCGGTCCTGGTCGGGCCGGAGGGGCCGGGGCTGAACGACTTCCAGCGCGGCCGGGCCGACGCCCTGGCCGAACTGGGCTATGTGGCGCTGGCCTTCGACATCAACGGCGGGCGCTGGTTCACCGACCCCGGCGAGATACTGGCGCACGTGACCCCGCTGCTCGCCGACCCCGGCCGGATGCGGGGCATCGGCCACGCGGCGCTCGGCGTGCTGCGGGCCGAGCCGCGCACGGATCCGGACCGGATCGCCGCCATCGGCTACGGCACCGGAGGCGCGATCGTGCTGGAACTCGGCCGTGACGGGGTCGATCTGCGGGCGATCGGCACGGTCAACGCGCTGACCACGGGCCGGCCGGGTGAGGCGGAACGCATCCGCTGCCCGGTGTGGGCCGGGGTCGGGTCGCAGGACCCGATCATGCCGCCCGCGCAGCGGGAGGCGTTCACCGCCGAGATGGAGGCCGCGGGCGTCGACTGGCGCCTGGTGGTCTACGGCGGCGCCCTGCACGCCTTCCACCACCCGCCGGTCGACCAGGCCGTGGTGCCCGGCGTCGGCTACCACCCGCGCCACGCGCGGCGGGCCTGGCGCGACGTGGTCGGCCTGCTCGCCGAGTGCCTGCCGTGA
- a CDS encoding helix-turn-helix transcriptional regulator: MALVFGRDAVLGQAWASLVQGDPVLLAGPAGIGKSAIWGELVDRARRTGWLVLTCAPAESESSLALAALADLLRPLTRQVAGLPAPQRTAAEGALLTASVDTAAAYRALAAEADAAGLAEPLSQRFEPDWIEACAAVGDLETARRVLDRLTERHERLPRPWTTLGLARSRALLSAAQGGDTTETVGRLEQARAAVPPHLLPLERARCLLVAGVIHRRARRRGAARTALSGAAAEFAAIGAAAFERRARAELTRIGGRAPASPELTPTEERVAGLAARGQTNRAIAAALFISPKTVEANLARVYHKLKISSRAELGAAMVRRGRADP; encoded by the coding sequence GTGGCTTTGGTGTTCGGTCGGGACGCCGTGCTGGGGCAGGCGTGGGCGTCGCTCGTCCAAGGTGATCCCGTGCTTCTCGCCGGGCCGGCCGGGATAGGCAAGAGCGCCATCTGGGGCGAGTTGGTGGACCGGGCACGCCGAACGGGCTGGCTGGTCCTGACCTGCGCGCCGGCGGAGTCGGAGTCGTCGTTGGCGCTGGCGGCCCTCGCCGACCTCCTGCGACCGCTCACCCGGCAGGTGGCCGGCCTGCCCGCCCCCCAGCGGACGGCGGCTGAGGGCGCACTGCTCACCGCGAGCGTCGACACCGCGGCGGCCTATCGGGCGCTGGCCGCCGAGGCGGACGCCGCGGGCCTGGCCGAGCCGCTGTCGCAGCGGTTCGAGCCGGACTGGATCGAGGCGTGCGCCGCCGTCGGCGACCTGGAGACCGCCCGGCGCGTACTGGACCGGCTCACCGAACGCCATGAGCGGCTGCCCCGTCCGTGGACGACGCTGGGCCTCGCGCGCAGCCGGGCCCTGCTGTCCGCCGCCCAGGGCGGGGACACCACCGAGACGGTCGGCAGGCTGGAGCAGGCCAGGGCCGCGGTGCCCCCGCACCTGCTGCCGCTGGAGCGCGCGCGCTGCCTGCTGGTCGCAGGGGTGATCCACCGGCGGGCCAGGCGCAGAGGCGCGGCGCGTACGGCACTGAGCGGGGCCGCCGCCGAGTTCGCCGCGATCGGCGCGGCGGCGTTCGAACGCCGGGCCAGGGCCGAACTCACCCGGATCGGAGGCCGGGCCCCCGCCTCACCGGAGTTGACTCCCACCGAGGAGCGTGTGGCCGGGCTGGCCGCCCGGGGCCAGACCAACCGGGCCATCGCGGCCGCGCTGTTCATCAGCCCGAAGACCGTCGAGGCCAACCTCGCCCGGGTCTACCACAAGCTCAAGATCTCCAGCCGCGCGGAACTCGGCGCGGCGATGGTACGGCGGGGCAGGGCTGATCCGTAG
- a CDS encoding DUF3558 family protein, whose amino-acid sequence MKRTSLTALLTVSLALAASACDSSPSSPAAGDHASGGRPATAASASASTSASASAPGDAGKSATVDACTLLKPAEVTPVIGRNDGGQPESGVGESVCGWENPDTYYSITVSVGGHGTAVSGGIKDEPGITSEPGPDGIRYFSGGVARFAAGDRDCEVQVVSGAGGDSDRSTATKLVGLLRGRI is encoded by the coding sequence GTGAAACGTACATCCCTGACCGCGCTCCTGACCGTGTCCTTGGCCTTGGCGGCCTCGGCATGCGACTCATCACCGTCGTCCCCGGCCGCCGGCGACCACGCCTCCGGCGGCCGGCCCGCCACGGCCGCTTCCGCTTCCGCTTCGACTTCCGCTTCCGCTTCCGCACCGGGCGACGCCGGGAAGAGCGCGACGGTCGACGCCTGCACGCTGCTCAAGCCCGCAGAGGTCACGCCGGTCATCGGCAGGAACGACGGCGGCCAGCCCGAGTCGGGGGTGGGGGAGAGCGTGTGCGGATGGGAGAACCCGGACACCTACTACTCGATCACGGTCAGCGTCGGCGGCCACGGCACGGCCGTGTCGGGCGGGATCAAGGACGAACCCGGTATCACCAGCGAACCCGGGCCCGACGGGATCCGCTACTTCAGCGGCGGCGTCGCGCGTTTCGCCGCGGGCGACCGCGACTGCGAGGTGCAGGTCGTCAGCGGCGCGGGCGGCGACAGCGACCGGTCGACCGCCACCAAGCTGGTCGGCCTGCTCCGCGGCCGGATCTGA
- a CDS encoding DUF3558 family protein — MRRTAIAVCLLLAALTGCAEQAAPSVTSAASASASASPGGALPPSGAAATAAPARTVLKACEILPEKDAEALATTPLNAGIEAPANTPGCTYTAPVDGPVAQVEIYLGDGAKKYYDIDRQLNHAFTPFTGAGEEAYAEDDTVFFRKAVTWVAIRLVRLNDPAVNREPLRSLARQVASRL, encoded by the coding sequence ATGCGCCGCACGGCGATCGCCGTATGCCTGCTGCTGGCCGCGCTGACCGGGTGCGCCGAGCAGGCCGCCCCGTCGGTCACGTCCGCCGCGTCCGCCTCCGCCTCCGCCTCCCCGGGCGGTGCCCTGCCGCCGAGCGGGGCCGCGGCCACGGCCGCCCCCGCGCGGACGGTCCTGAAGGCGTGCGAAATCCTGCCGGAGAAGGACGCGGAGGCACTGGCCACGACCCCGCTCAACGCCGGAATCGAAGCTCCCGCGAACACCCCGGGATGCACGTACACCGCACCGGTCGACGGACCGGTGGCCCAGGTCGAGATCTACCTCGGCGACGGCGCGAAGAAGTACTACGACATCGACCGCCAGCTGAACCACGCGTTCACGCCGTTCACCGGCGCCGGCGAGGAGGCGTACGCCGAGGACGACACGGTCTTCTTCCGCAAGGCCGTGACATGGGTGGCGATCCGGCTGGTCCGGCTCAACGATCCCGCGGTCAACCGCGAGCCGCTGCGGAGCCTGGCCCGCCAGGTCGCGTCGCGTCTGTGA
- a CDS encoding glycoside hydrolase family 2 protein, producing MKVSTPLTRGWTLSLDTSRHLPAQAPSALAAGPVTASVPGCVHTDLLTAGLIPDPFLDSNETDVAWVGRADWIYRTELPAAGGHERTDLVFDGLDTVAEVRLGKAVLGRTRNMHRSYRFDVTEALGSGPAPLTVAFTSAYQEAERLRTQLGDRPGPYAEPFQFIRKMACSFGWDWGPTLVTAGIWRLPRLEHWSTARIAEVRPEITVREDGTGIVSVQVSVERTASGSDRALSLRLGVAGVEAHGELPPGAAQVTLRAEVADVELWWPRGYGEQRRYTCAVALTDTGGAETLDTWERGVGFRTVTLDTAADEHGSAFTLAVNGTPLFARGVNWIPEDVFPSRVTPERYRLRLEQAAEAGVDLVRVWGGGIYESEDFYEVCDELGLMVWQDFLFACAAYPEDEPLRSEIEAEARENVVRLMPHPSLVLWNGNNENLWGFKDWDWEPVLAGASWGEGYYLDLLPRITAETDSTRPYWAGSPWSGSWDVHPNDPGHGTAHSWEVWNREDYADYLADVPRFVAEFGWQAPPAYATLRRALSDRPLTPDSPGMLHHQKAEDGNGKLDRGLAHHFAPPADFGTWHYLTQLNQARAIATGVEHWRSHWPRCAGTILWQLNDCWPVTSWAAIDGDGREKPLYHELKRLYADRLLTLQTRDGRLVLAAVNQGGETWRCQARVRQVDAHGGAVAEHRVPVEVAARSVVILDLPDRLAVGGDPRREFVVADADGLRAVHFAVPDHAFDYPVAEMTTQVTSEGDNARVKVTAHTLVRDLLLQADRLHPDARTDRGLVTLLPGESVEFDVTGWNGGDDGALPSALRCVNVARAVDPVGDPAL from the coding sequence ATGAAGGTCAGCACGCCGCTCACCCGCGGCTGGACCCTGAGCCTGGACACCTCCAGGCACCTCCCCGCGCAAGCTCCGTCCGCGCTGGCGGCCGGACCCGTCACCGCGAGCGTGCCAGGCTGCGTGCACACCGACCTGCTGACCGCGGGCCTGATCCCCGACCCCTTCCTCGACAGCAACGAGACCGACGTGGCCTGGGTGGGCCGGGCGGACTGGATCTACCGCACCGAGCTGCCCGCCGCCGGCGGCCACGAGCGTACCGACCTGGTCTTCGACGGGCTCGACACCGTGGCCGAGGTCCGCCTCGGAAAGGCGGTTCTGGGCCGCACCCGTAACATGCACCGCTCGTACCGCTTCGACGTCACCGAGGCGCTCGGCTCGGGTCCCGCGCCGCTCACCGTGGCCTTCACCTCGGCCTACCAGGAGGCCGAGCGGCTGCGCACGCAGTTGGGCGATCGGCCCGGCCCGTACGCGGAGCCCTTCCAGTTCATCCGTAAGATGGCGTGCTCCTTCGGCTGGGACTGGGGACCGACCCTCGTGACCGCGGGCATCTGGCGCCTGCCCCGGCTGGAGCACTGGTCCACGGCCCGGATCGCCGAGGTCCGCCCGGAGATCACCGTCCGCGAGGACGGCACTGGAATCGTTTCCGTCCAGGTGTCCGTCGAGCGGACCGCGAGCGGGTCCGACCGCGCTCTGAGCCTGCGTCTTGGTGTCGCGGGTGTCGAAGCACACGGCGAACTCCCGCCAGGCGCAGCACAGGTGACGCTGCGTGCCGAGGTCGCCGACGTCGAACTGTGGTGGCCCCGCGGGTACGGCGAGCAGCGCCGCTACACCTGCGCCGTCGCCCTCACCGACACCGGCGGAGCCGAAACCCTGGACACGTGGGAGCGCGGCGTCGGCTTCCGTACCGTCACGCTCGACACCGCTGCGGACGAGCACGGCAGCGCCTTCACCCTGGCGGTGAACGGGACCCCGCTGTTCGCCAGGGGGGTGAACTGGATCCCCGAGGACGTCTTCCCGTCCCGGGTCACGCCGGAGCGCTACCGGCTGCGCCTGGAGCAGGCCGCGGAGGCCGGAGTGGACCTGGTACGGGTCTGGGGCGGCGGGATCTACGAGAGCGAGGACTTCTACGAGGTATGCGACGAGCTGGGGCTGATGGTGTGGCAGGACTTCCTGTTCGCCTGCGCCGCCTATCCCGAGGACGAACCGCTGCGCTCGGAGATCGAGGCCGAGGCCCGCGAGAACGTCGTCAGGCTGATGCCGCACCCGTCGCTGGTGCTGTGGAACGGCAACAACGAGAACCTGTGGGGCTTCAAGGACTGGGACTGGGAGCCGGTGCTCGCCGGGGCCTCCTGGGGTGAGGGGTACTACCTCGACCTGCTGCCCCGGATCACCGCGGAGACCGACTCCACCAGGCCCTACTGGGCGGGCAGCCCCTGGTCGGGCTCGTGGGACGTGCACCCCAACGACCCCGGCCACGGCACAGCCCACTCGTGGGAGGTGTGGAACCGCGAGGACTACGCCGACTACCTGGCGGACGTACCGCGGTTCGTCGCCGAGTTCGGCTGGCAGGCACCGCCCGCGTACGCCACCTTGCGCCGCGCGCTGAGCGACCGGCCGCTGACCCCGGACTCCCCCGGCATGCTGCACCACCAGAAGGCCGAGGACGGCAACGGCAAGCTGGACCGCGGCCTCGCCCACCACTTCGCGCCTCCCGCCGACTTCGGTACCTGGCACTACCTCACCCAGCTCAACCAGGCCCGCGCCATCGCCACCGGCGTCGAGCACTGGCGCTCGCACTGGCCGCGCTGCGCCGGCACGATCCTGTGGCAGCTCAACGACTGCTGGCCCGTCACCTCTTGGGCCGCCATCGACGGGGACGGACGCGAGAAGCCCCTCTACCACGAGCTCAAACGCCTCTACGCCGACCGGCTGCTGACACTGCAGACGCGGGACGGACGGCTCGTCCTGGCCGCCGTCAACCAGGGCGGCGAGACCTGGAGGTGCCAGGCCCGCGTGCGCCAGGTCGACGCCCACGGCGGCGCGGTCGCCGAACACCGCGTCCCCGTCGAGGTGGCGGCACGCTCGGTCGTCATCCTCGACCTTCCCGACCGGCTGGCGGTCGGCGGCGATCCGCGGCGCGAGTTCGTCGTCGCGGACGCGGACGGGCTGCGCGCCGTGCATTTCGCGGTCCCCGACCACGCCTTCGACTACCCGGTCGCGGAGATGACCACCCAGGTCACCTCCGAGGGCGACAACGCACGGGTGAAGGTCACGGCGCACACCCTGGTACGGGACCTGCTGCTGCAGGCCGACCGTCTGCACCCGGACGCCCGTACCGACCGCGGTCTGGTCACGCTGCTCCCCGGGGAGAGCGTCGAGTTCGACGTCACCGGCTGGAACGGCGGGGACGACGGGGCACTGCCGTCGGCGCTGCGCTGCGTCAACGTCGCCCGCGCGGTGGATCCCGTCGGCGATCCGGCGCTGTGA
- a CDS encoding carbohydrate ABC transporter permease — translation MTVLSGPAIERYPRPRGRSTPLRSRVAVFLKYLSLVLAGAVVLVPLAAVLLTSLRTGEEMAGGGALAAPDNWLNFHNYAVAFTDGHMLRALWNTTFILFFSVLGTVLIGSMTAYAIDRFHFRFKKSVMTAFLIASLVPGVTTQVATYQIVNNLGVMDTRWAPVLLYMGTDIVSIYIFLQFIRSVPISLDEAARIDGANSFTIYWRIVMPLLKPAVATVVIIKGVAIYNDFYIPFLYMPDDNLGTISTSLFRFKGPYGAHWEVISAGAALVIIPSLVVFLALQRFIYNGFAAGATK, via the coding sequence ATGACCGTACTCAGCGGTCCGGCCATCGAGCGGTATCCCCGTCCCCGCGGCCGGTCGACGCCCCTGCGCAGCCGGGTCGCGGTGTTCCTGAAGTACCTCTCGCTGGTGCTGGCCGGCGCGGTCGTCCTGGTGCCGTTGGCCGCGGTGCTGCTCACCTCGCTGCGCACCGGCGAGGAGATGGCCGGCGGCGGCGCTCTGGCCGCCCCGGACAACTGGCTGAACTTCCACAACTACGCCGTAGCGTTCACCGACGGACACATGCTGCGCGCCCTGTGGAACACCACGTTCATTCTCTTCTTCTCCGTGCTCGGCACCGTGCTGATCGGCTCGATGACCGCCTATGCGATCGACCGCTTCCACTTCCGCTTCAAGAAGTCGGTGATGACGGCCTTTCTGATCGCGTCACTGGTGCCGGGCGTCACCACCCAGGTCGCCACCTACCAGATCGTCAACAACCTCGGCGTGATGGACACCCGGTGGGCGCCGGTCCTGCTCTACATGGGCACCGACATCGTGTCCATCTACATCTTCCTGCAGTTCATCCGCTCCGTCCCGATCTCCCTGGACGAGGCCGCCCGGATCGACGGCGCGAACTCCTTCACGATCTACTGGCGCATCGTCATGCCGCTGCTCAAGCCGGCCGTCGCCACCGTTGTGATCATCAAGGGCGTCGCCATCTACAACGACTTCTACATCCCCTTCCTGTACATGCCGGACGACAACCTCGGCACGATCTCGACCTCACTGTTCCGGTTCAAAGGCCCGTACGGCGCCCACTGGGAAGTCATCTCGGCAGGCGCCGCACTGGTGATCATCCCGAGCCTGGTCGTCTTCCTGGCACTGCAGCGCTTCATCTACAACGGCTTCGCCGCCGGCGCAACCAAGTAG
- a CDS encoding carbohydrate ABC transporter permease → MSAPRTVSRTPPARSGPPDAAGSPAKEPPRRPGPRRRRGAWWFTPWLYLLAPLVLLVVFTWLPVVNMFGYSFTDWDGISPTRNWVGLENYTDLFTRPQLFQVFWVSLFYLGASVVQICAALYFATVLSFNTRLRNLFKGLLFFPYLINGVAVGFVFLYFFQPGGTLDTVLGWFGAGPHLWLGDPHLVNTSLAGVSVWRFMGVNMVLFIGAIQSVPPQLYEAAALDGASRWQQFRHVIAPSIRPIISLSVILAISGSLSVFEIPFIMTGGSNNSETFVIQTIKLAFNFNKTGLASAAAMVLLAIVLVVTWFQRLLFPDERVEQS, encoded by the coding sequence ATGAGCGCACCGCGGACCGTGAGCCGTACGCCTCCCGCCCGCAGCGGACCGCCGGACGCGGCTGGCTCCCCCGCGAAGGAACCGCCCCGACGGCCGGGTCCGCGGCGCAGAAGAGGCGCCTGGTGGTTCACCCCCTGGCTGTACCTGCTGGCGCCGCTCGTGCTGCTGGTGGTGTTCACCTGGCTGCCCGTGGTGAACATGTTCGGCTACAGCTTCACCGACTGGGACGGCATCAGTCCCACCCGCAACTGGGTGGGACTGGAGAACTACACGGACCTGTTCACCCGGCCGCAGCTGTTCCAGGTGTTCTGGGTCAGCCTGTTCTACCTGGGGGCGTCGGTCGTGCAGATCTGCGCCGCGCTGTACTTCGCCACCGTCCTCAGCTTCAACACCCGCCTGCGCAACCTGTTCAAGGGCCTGCTGTTCTTCCCCTACCTGATCAACGGGGTCGCCGTCGGCTTCGTGTTCCTGTACTTCTTCCAGCCCGGCGGGACCCTCGACACCGTGCTGGGCTGGTTCGGCGCCGGGCCGCACCTGTGGCTGGGCGACCCGCACCTGGTGAACACCTCGCTGGCGGGGGTGTCGGTGTGGCGCTTCATGGGCGTGAACATGGTGCTGTTCATCGGCGCGATCCAGTCCGTTCCGCCGCAGCTGTACGAGGCAGCCGCGCTGGACGGCGCGAGCCGCTGGCAGCAGTTCCGCCACGTGATCGCGCCGAGCATCCGGCCGATCATCAGCCTCAGCGTGATCCTGGCCATCTCCGGGTCGCTGTCGGTCTTCGAGATCCCGTTCATCATGACCGGCGGCTCCAACAACAGCGAGACCTTCGTGATCCAGACGATCAAACTCGCCTTCAACTTCAACAAGACCGGGCTGGCCTCGGCCGCAGCCATGGTGCTGCTGGCGATCGTGCTGGTCGTGACCTGGTTCCAGCGCCTGCTGTTTCCCGACGAGAGGGTGGAACAGTCATGA
- a CDS encoding ABC transporter substrate-binding protein: MRRTALAATGVVLAMALAACGGGSGGGASAGAAKVPGDPSKVTGTITVLTNRTDQVQDGTAKRYAAAFNKIYPRVRVKFQGLTDYEGDVRIRLNSKNYGDVLSIPNSVPLKQYPTFFAPLGTSSDLSKTYDFTDHATVGGNVYGIANIGTANGFVYNKAVWKQAGITDWPTTPQQFIDDLKAIKAKTAATPYYTNYHDGWPLTNWGNALGSPSCDPAANDKLADTKEPWAPGQDLNTVDTLLYGIVHDKLSEADPNTTNWENSKALIGTGKVGAMWLGSWAVVQMQDAAKKAGKNADDIGFMPFPTQKDGHFCSVVRPDYQYAVNVHSRNKPAARAWIDWFINRSGDAQATLSISSVKGSALPADLKPFQDAGVKFVPMAYGKTAAVDEIDKASEIGLNNQDYPQHIVDVARGAAGGDIDGIFKDLNKKWSDAQGTVG, encoded by the coding sequence ATGCGAAGAACAGCTCTAGCGGCCACCGGCGTGGTCCTCGCCATGGCCCTGGCGGCCTGCGGCGGGGGAAGCGGCGGCGGCGCGTCCGCCGGCGCGGCGAAGGTGCCCGGCGACCCCTCGAAGGTGACCGGCACGATCACGGTGCTCACCAACCGCACGGACCAGGTGCAGGACGGCACGGCGAAGAGGTACGCGGCGGCGTTCAACAAGATCTACCCGCGTGTGAGGGTGAAGTTCCAGGGCCTCACCGACTACGAGGGTGACGTCAGGATCCGGCTGAACAGCAAGAACTACGGGGACGTGCTGTCGATCCCCAACTCGGTTCCGCTGAAGCAGTATCCGACGTTCTTCGCCCCGCTGGGCACGTCCTCGGACCTGTCGAAGACGTACGACTTCACCGACCACGCGACCGTCGGCGGGAACGTCTACGGCATCGCCAACATCGGTACGGCCAACGGCTTCGTCTACAACAAGGCCGTGTGGAAGCAGGCCGGGATCACCGACTGGCCCACCACCCCGCAGCAGTTCATCGACGATTTGAAGGCGATCAAGGCCAAGACCGCCGCGACGCCGTACTACACGAACTACCACGACGGCTGGCCGCTGACCAACTGGGGCAACGCCCTCGGTTCGCCGAGCTGCGACCCGGCCGCCAACGACAAGCTCGCCGACACCAAGGAGCCCTGGGCGCCCGGCCAGGATCTCAACACCGTCGACACCCTGCTGTACGGCATCGTGCACGACAAGCTGTCGGAGGCCGATCCCAACACCACCAACTGGGAGAACTCCAAGGCCCTGATCGGCACCGGGAAGGTCGGCGCCATGTGGCTGGGCTCCTGGGCCGTGGTGCAGATGCAGGACGCGGCGAAGAAGGCCGGCAAGAACGCCGATGACATCGGCTTCATGCCCTTCCCGACCCAGAAGGACGGGCACTTCTGCTCCGTCGTCCGCCCGGACTACCAGTACGCGGTCAACGTCCACTCCAGGAACAAGCCGGCCGCCCGCGCCTGGATCGACTGGTTCATCAACAGGTCCGGCGACGCGCAGGCCACCCTGTCCATCTCCTCGGTCAAGGGCTCGGCGCTGCCCGCCGACCTCAAGCCCTTCCAGGACGCGGGCGTGAAGTTCGTACCGATGGCGTACGGCAAGACCGCGGCGGTCGACGAGATCGACAAGGCGTCCGAGATCGGCCTGAACAACCAGGACTATCCGCAGCACATCGTGGACGTCGCCCGCGGAGCGGCCGGCGGCGACATCGACGGCATCTTCAAGGACCTCAACAAGAAGTGGTCCGACGCCCAGGGCACCGTCGGCTGA